The stretch of DNA gttttttcagttttttattATGAATGCTCCACAATCTTATGAATTATGTATGTGAAATATAGGGGCCAAATCCACATAGCCAAGGAATTTCATCTTCACCTGCTGTAAGTTATAGTTTCCTCCTAGATCAGTTCCTACTCTAGTCTTTGAATGCTATCAATTAATGATTGGTTGCAATTGGTGCGACAATGCAGACTGGAACTCCTTTGAGCATAGAGACACCTCCCAAATCATCTGGAAACACTGATCAGGGtctgatgaagaaattgaaagGGTTTGATGGACTTGCAATGTCAATAGGAAATGGCCATGTTGAGAGTGCAGAGCCTGGATCTGATAGCAGGCTATCACAGAggtttgttgatctgttctttTTATGCAAGAAGTTTCCCAAGAACATCCATACATTCTATTTCTCTTGGTTTATAAGATCAGTCCATAAGTTGGATATTGTAATAGGTTTATGTGAATAACCAAGTAATTTTATGATGATACGAACAGTGTGGATACCGACGGTTCCAGCGATGGAAGTGACGGCAATACTGCAGGGGTGAGAACTTGCTTGCGATGCACTTCTTTTCCTGCACTTTGTTAACCATATCTGATTATTGATGTATagtctatttttctttaaaatgttttttacaAAATTGAACCATTAAATTATGATATTTGCCTGTCTTATGCTCAGGCTAATCAAACAAGAAGGAAAAGAAAGCGTGAGGGAACACCAACCACTGGTATGACTCTGTTCTTCACCAAGTGTCACATCTTGATGAACAATAGAGTTGTCCTATGATCACAATTATACTTGTTTTATCATCACTACACAGATGATGTCAACCAGTTTATTGAGTAGGGTCTTGATAAGTTGAATGATATCCTATCATTTTTGCTCAGTAAAGGGTATTTCTCAAGTTTTTAGCTTTGCAGTCAGATTCAGACATGTAGTAGATTCTAAAGAGGGGCTTGAATGCTTGATACAGTATATAGATATTGGCGTCTTATGCTGGAAATTACTAATTAAATGTCATATACTTCAAACATGTTATTGAAATAATCAGTGTTGACGGTAGGTTTTTCCCTACTGTTTAAGCAGACGGAGAAGGGAAAACTCACACACAAGGTAGTCAAGTTTCGAAAGAAATCGCAGCTTCTAATAAGACGATGGCAGTTGCCCCTGCTGGTGTTGCTGGGCATTTAGCTGGACCTGTAGTTTCTCCAGCAATGACGACTGCACTGGAGCTGAAAAATCCTTCAAGTGTTCATTCTAAAACAAATGTCACAAGTGCCCCGCAACCTTGTGCCGTATTGCCTGCAGAAACATGGTTACAGGTATGGTCAgcatataattaattcattatagCACTTCAAATCATATATGATACTTTTGAGACACGTGCGAAACACAATGTGATGATTATTCAGTATCTTCGTCCTTTTACTGACATTAAACTAATTCTTGTTGATACGTTTGGATTCCTAGAATGAACGTGAGCTTAAGCGTGAGAGGAGGAAACAATCAAATCGAGAATCTGCTAGGAGATCCAGACTAAGGAAGCAGGTATAAATGTTGGCTTCTTCCAGACACTGTAAACATTCTATTGCTTCTTTAGTTGtctgtcaaaattaaaaattaatcagGTTTGTCCGTTGTCACACCCTTGATATGTCCTATGTTACTATGTAGCCCcccaagaaaaacaaaataaagattatATAATTACTCTAGGCTTGTGACTAATGCGCATATTCCTCCCCCTTCAGGCTGAGGCCGAAGAACTGGCACGAAAAGTTGAATCCTTGAATGCTGAGAGCGCGTCACTTAAATCAGAAATAAATCGACTGGCCGAGAGTTCTGAAAAACTGAGAATGGAAAATGCTGCATTAAGGGTACTGTTCACATTACATTTTCTCTGTATGTATCAGTGTTGCTAAATATAGGCTATAGCGTAGCTGAATTCGAACAAATCACTATTGTTCTGAAATGTTGTCATATATTGGCTATAGCGGTGCTATAGCACTCTTGTGTAGTAAAATTGCTATTTTTTGCAATCCGAAATTGACCACACTACTATGTATGCATTTCATTGTGTTATTCTGTGGTGCTGAATTCTTCATTGTTTTTGACACaggaaaaatttaaaattgctCAACTGGGCCAAccaaaagatataattttgacCAGCATTGACAGCCAGAGGACTACACCTGTAAGTACAGAAAACTTGTTATCTAGAGTTAATAATTCGAGTTCCAATGATAGAACTGTGGAGGATGAGAATGGTTTTTGTGACAACAAATCAAACTCTGGTACAAAGCTGCATCAACTGTTGGATGCAAGTCCTAGAGCTGATGCTGTGGCTGCTGGTTGATTCAGAAAACCAGTTTCTGATCATGTAGTTTTGGCATATTACAAGCCCAAAATTACTGCTAACAGTTTTCTGAGGGATGGATCAGCTGAATTTTAGTATCTAAATCCATCAAAACCAGAACTAATTCATTGCTCATCAGTTACTTAGGAACTTTTTATTATTCTGTTTAGATTTGACAAATATGAATGGCTACTACTAAAGTTTGTATAATGAAGAGAATTAGAGATTTTAGTTTAGAGAGGGATGTTGAACCGTTACATAATTTGGTGTGTATTAACGTCGGTGTGCAACTTCTAATGGTATCTGATAAAGTTATGATGGCTTTTCCATTGTATggcttttattttttcttatactttGATGGCATTCTTATCGTGAGGCTTGTTTTATGTTTGTTGCTTTTTTGGTATAAAGGTGGTTTAAGGAATAGATATATAATGTGGAGGTAAGGGAGACAGAATAAATATCACACGACACTAAGGTAACCAGCTTGTTTTAGGTTCTAAAGTGGTGAACATTgaatttaaatgatttattttataaaattaattttgatttaaagaAGTTCAacaatttatgtttgaatatgaTATTCATGTATGTTTAAATTTCTGCTGAAGTTGAAATACATTTTGAAGGcagaaatatttttcttaaaattttttaaatcaaatttgtttttaaaattattgatttaaatgCAGTTTTGGTAttcaattttgacaaaaatgaatttttaatcaTCTAATTTCTAAAATCGATTTTTTGataaactattaattaatttttaagatttttggtggtaattttttattatgtgacACTTTCATGAAACAGTTACATCTCTTTCATTCAAACTTATGCATCTCTGAT from Cicer arietinum cultivar CDC Frontier isolate Library 1 chromosome 3, Cicar.CDCFrontier_v2.0, whole genome shotgun sequence encodes:
- the LOC101498921 gene encoding common plant regulatory factor 1 isoform X1, which translates into the protein MGNSEEEKSTKTEKPSSPVIVDQTNQTNVHVYPDWAAMQAYYGPRVAMPPYYNSPVASGHTPHPYMWGPQPMMPPYGHPYTAIYPHGGVYAHPGVPVGPNPHSQGISSSPATGTPLSIETPPKSSGNTDQGLMKKLKGFDGLAMSIGNGHVESAEPGSDSRLSQSVDTDGSSDGSDGNTAGANQTRRKRKREGTPTTADGEGKTHTQGSQVSKEIAASNKTMAVAPAGVAGHLAGPVVSPAMTTALELKNPSSVHSKTNVTSAPQPCAVLPAETWLQNERELKRERRKQSNRESARRSRLRKQAEAEELARKVESLNAESASLKSEINRLAESSEKLRMENAALREKFKIAQLGQPKDIILTSIDSQRTTPVSTENLLSRVNNSSSNDRTVEDENGFCDNKSNSGTKLHQLLDASPRADAVAAG
- the LOC101498921 gene encoding common plant regulatory factor 1 isoform X2 translates to MGNSEEEKSTKTEKPSSPVIVDQTNQTNVHVYPDWAAMQAYYGPRVAMPPYYNSPVASGHTPHPYMWGPQPMMPPYGHPYTAIYPHGGVYAHPGVPVGPNPHSQGISSSPATGTPLSIETPPKSSGNTDQGLMKKLKGFDGLAMSIGNGHVESAEPGSDSRLSQSVDTDGSSDGSDGNTAGANQTRRKRKREGTPTTDGEGKTHTQGSQVSKEIAASNKTMAVAPAGVAGHLAGPVVSPAMTTALELKNPSSVHSKTNVTSAPQPCAVLPAETWLQNERELKRERRKQSNRESARRSRLRKQAEAEELARKVESLNAESASLKSEINRLAESSEKLRMENAALREKFKIAQLGQPKDIILTSIDSQRTTPVSTENLLSRVNNSSSNDRTVEDENGFCDNKSNSGTKLHQLLDASPRADAVAAG